In Janthinobacterium rivuli, a single genomic region encodes these proteins:
- the ftsX gene encoding permease-like cell division protein FtsX: MRGWFRQHRFALGSALIHLRKSPGGFLLNVVVVAIALSLPFAGLTMLDNVRPMSEQMSVDPEISVFLKIDTPREQAVALASSMRKIVGEQKAKIVFIAREQALDTLKNKSGLADVLSTLGDNPLPDSYVLKLDAFSSASEAQDVDAVAEQLRQLPGVESAQVDSAWVKRLAALLGVLRLVLLLLAITLGVAVIAVVFNTIRLQVMQQRDEISISKLIGATDTFIHRPFYYTGALLGLCAGALALGAVALALQPLNTAIAEFARLYASEFQLVPLAPLPMAGLLAVSAGLGLIGAFLCVQRHLARLN, from the coding sequence ATGAGAGGCTGGTTCCGTCAACACCGCTTCGCGCTGGGCTCGGCGCTAATTCATTTGCGCAAGTCGCCGGGCGGCTTTTTATTGAACGTCGTCGTCGTCGCCATCGCCCTGTCGCTGCCGTTCGCCGGCTTGACCATGCTCGACAATGTGCGCCCGATGTCGGAACAGATGTCGGTCGACCCGGAAATCAGCGTTTTCCTGAAGATCGACACGCCGCGCGAGCAAGCCGTGGCGCTGGCCAGTTCCATGCGCAAGATCGTCGGCGAGCAAAAGGCGAAGATCGTCTTCATCGCGCGCGAACAGGCGCTCGACACCCTGAAAAACAAGAGCGGCCTGGCCGATGTGCTGAGCACCCTGGGCGACAATCCCCTGCCCGACAGCTATGTGCTGAAACTCGACGCCTTCAGCAGCGCCAGCGAAGCGCAGGACGTCGATGCCGTGGCGGAACAGTTGCGCCAGTTGCCCGGCGTGGAATCGGCGCAAGTCGATTCGGCCTGGGTCAAGCGTCTGGCGGCCCTGCTGGGCGTGCTGCGTCTGGTGCTGTTGCTGCTGGCCATTACTTTGGGCGTGGCCGTGATCGCTGTTGTCTTCAACACCATCCGCTTGCAAGTGATGCAGCAGCGCGATGAAATCAGTATCTCGAAACTGATCGGCGCCACCGACACCTTCATCCACCGCCCCTTCTATTACACGGGTGCCCTGCTGGGCCTGTGCGCCGGTGCGCTGGCTCTGGGCGCCGTGGCGCTGGCCTTGCAACCGCTCAATACCGCGATTGCCGAGTTTGCGCGCCTGTACGCGTCCGAATTCCAGCTGGTGCCGCTGGCGCCGCTGCCGATGGCCGGCTTGCTGGCCGTCAGCGCCGGCCTGGGCCTGATCGGCGCCTTCCTCTGCGTGCAGCGCCATCTGGCGCGCCTGAACTGA
- the rpoH gene encoding RNA polymerase sigma factor RpoH, with amino-acid sequence MMSATSALVPTKSNALGLGFTGNLGNIDAYISAVNRLPMLTHDEEISLATRLREKNDLAAAQELVLSHLRLVVSIARGYLGYGLPHADLIQEGNIGLMKAVKRFDPDQGVRLVSYAMHWVKAEMHEYILKNWRLVKVATTKAQRKLFFNLRSHKTGLDAMTPKQIDALAKLLDVKREEVIEMETRLSGRDIALESPTDDEDDKFSPIAYLSSEQSEPTKVLEAEQVTRLQSEGLETALSKLDARSRRIIEARWLANDDGSGATLHALAEEFGVSAERIRQIEVAALKKMKGALAAWV; translated from the coding sequence ATGATGTCCGCAACGTCCGCATTGGTTCCGACCAAAAGTAATGCGCTGGGCCTCGGTTTCACCGGCAATCTGGGCAATATCGACGCCTATATTTCGGCCGTGAACCGCCTGCCCATGTTGACCCACGACGAAGAAATTTCGCTGGCGACACGCCTGCGTGAAAAAAATGACCTGGCCGCCGCGCAAGAACTGGTGCTGTCGCACCTGCGCCTGGTGGTCTCGATTGCCCGCGGTTACCTGGGCTATGGCTTGCCGCATGCCGACCTGATTCAGGAAGGCAATATCGGCTTGATGAAAGCCGTGAAACGATTCGATCCGGACCAGGGCGTGCGCCTGGTGTCGTACGCCATGCACTGGGTGAAAGCCGAGATGCATGAATACATCCTGAAAAACTGGCGCCTGGTCAAGGTTGCGACGACGAAAGCGCAGCGCAAGCTGTTCTTCAACCTGCGCAGCCACAAGACGGGCCTCGATGCGATGACGCCGAAGCAGATCGATGCGCTGGCCAAGCTGCTCGACGTGAAGCGCGAAGAAGTGATCGAGATGGAAACGCGCTTGAGCGGCCGCGACATTGCGCTGGAATCGCCGACCGACGATGAGGACGACAAGTTTTCGCCGATCGCCTACCTGTCGTCGGAGCAAAGCGAGCCGACCAAGGTGCTGGAAGCGGAACAAGTGACGCGTTTGCAATCGGAAGGCCTGGAAACGGCCTTGAGCAAGCTCGACGCCCGTTCGCGCCGCATCATCGAAGCGCGCTGGCTGGCCAACGACGACGGCTCCGGCGCCACCCTGCACGCGCTGGCGGAAGAGTTCGGCGTATCGGCCGAGCGCATCCGCCAGATCGAAGTGGCGGCGCTGAAAAAAATGAAGGGCGCGCTGGCCGCCTGGGTGTAA